A section of the Oryza sativa Japonica Group chromosome 1, ASM3414082v1 genome encodes:
- the LOC136354982 gene encoding uncharacterized protein, which yields MAGRVCVVCGIQPNGSSDAYRRWKLASSQFLPGHAAFSGVPQVNMPMFPTALHLRGMYQISINENAQSQGPSFFEMLGQGDWLFSQPPIMQPQTTGMYTADQMMGYAGSTQSYREPCVATVGGRQRHNTR from the exons ATGGCAGGGAGGGTTTGCGTGGTTTGCGGGATCCAGCCAAATGGTTCCTCCGATGCGTACAGAAGATGGAAGCTCGCAAGCTCGCAGTTTCTTCCAGGGCATGCAGCATTTTCCG GTGTACCTCAAGTTAACATGCCCATGTTTCCAACGG CGTTACACCTACGGGGGATGTACCAAATATCCATAAATGAAAACGCACAATCACAAGGACCAAGCTTTTTCGAGATGTTAGGCCAAGGAGATTGGTTGTTCAGTCAACCACCTATCATGCAACCACAAACAACAG GAATGTACACCGCCGACCAAATGATGGGATATGCCGGCAGCACACAGTCCTACAGAGAACCATGTGTAGCTACAGTGGGGGGTCGTCAACGGCACAACACGAGATAG